Proteins encoded by one window of Dialister pneumosintes:
- a CDS encoding FRG domain-containing protein: MEEIIFNKDEMENYGIEITSVSSFIDEVNKIKDDLYGSNEELFFRGQKTDFWDVIPSIFRGNFLSVEHTLMQVPLLKAPYEFISINHDFEIMTKYQHYGMCTRLLDLTTNPLVALYFACEEYGDVCYKEIENEEDTKIQEANGVIFFNKKYSVSTNEINIKVISSLSQIDLSNDNTLESILRKLTERQAISKELEERWKSKEHYEEFINIIQNNYIVIPPYNNERLSRQCGMFLLAGCFNFVYTESISESSIEKRI, from the coding sequence ATGGAAGAAATAATATTTAATAAAGATGAAATGGAAAACTATGGAATAGAGATAACTTCTGTAAGTTCTTTTATTGATGAAGTAAATAAGATAAAAGATGATTTGTATGGGAGCAATGAGGAATTATTTTTCAGAGGACAAAAAACTGATTTCTGGGATGTTATTCCAAGCATTTTTAGAGGTAATTTTTTAAGTGTAGAACATACATTAATGCAAGTTCCTCTATTAAAAGCACCTTATGAATTTATTTCTATAAATCATGATTTTGAAATCATGACGAAATACCAGCATTATGGAATGTGCACAAGATTGTTGGATTTAACTACGAATCCGTTAGTTGCCTTATACTTTGCTTGTGAAGAATATGGTGATGTATGTTATAAAGAAATTGAAAATGAAGAAGACACTAAAATACAAGAAGCGAATGGTGTAATATTTTTTAATAAAAAATACTCTGTATCTACAAATGAGATAAATATAAAAGTCATATCCTCTTTATCTCAGATAGATTTATCAAATGATAATACCCTTGAATCCATATTGAGAAAACTTACAGAACGGCAAGCTATATCAAAAGAGTTAGAAGAAAGATGGAAATCTAAAGAACATTACGAAGAATTTATAAATATTATTCAGAATAATTATATTGTTATTCCACCATACAACAATGAAAGATTATCAAGACAATGCGGAATGTTTTTATTGGCAGGATGCTTTAATTTTGTTTATACCGAGTCTATCAGTGAGTCCAGTATAGAAAAAAGGATATAA
- a CDS encoding restriction endonuclease subunit S — translation MLNNNLEQQAQAIFKEWFIDNPENNEWSTGTFSELIKSTLNGDWGKEAPTGNNTEKVYCIRGADIPEVKAGNKGKMPTRYILPKNFSTKQLTAGDIVVEISGGSPTQSTGRCTAITQSLLDRYDSGMVCTNFCKAMKPKEGYSLFIYYYWQYLYGKGIFFSYENGTTGIKNLDFSGFIETETILIPPVDKVMAFDDYCKSIFNQIFANGKQNEHLAVLRDALLPKLMSGELDVSNIEL, via the coding sequence ATGCTAAACAATAATTTAGAGCAGCAAGCTCAGGCTATATTCAAAGAATGGTTTATAGACAATCCTGAAAACAATGAATGGTCAACGGGAACATTCTCTGAGCTTATTAAATCAACCTTAAATGGTGATTGGGGAAAAGAAGCACCAACAGGCAATAATACCGAAAAGGTTTACTGCATTAGAGGTGCAGATATTCCCGAAGTCAAAGCAGGCAACAAAGGCAAAATGCCCACAAGATATATTCTTCCTAAAAACTTTTCCACAAAACAACTTACAGCCGGTGACATTGTTGTTGAAATTTCAGGAGGTAGTCCTACTCAATCAACCGGTAGATGTACAGCTATAACTCAATCATTACTCGACCGTTATGATAGCGGTATGGTTTGCACAAATTTCTGTAAAGCAATGAAACCCAAAGAAGGATACAGTTTGTTCATCTACTATTATTGGCAATACCTGTATGGTAAAGGCATTTTTTTCTCTTATGAAAACGGCACAACAGGTATTAAGAACCTTGACTTCTCAGGCTTTATCGAAACGGAAACTATTTTAATTCCACCAGTAGATAAAGTTATGGCATTTGATGATTATTGCAAATCGATTTTCAATCAGATTTTTGCCAATGGCAAGCAAAATGAACATCTTGCTGTACTCCGAGATGCTCTGTTACCTAAACTTATGTCTGGCGAACTAGATGTTTCCAACATCGAACTCTAA
- a CDS encoding helix-turn-helix domain-containing protein, with translation MKANYKRLWHILLDRDMKKKELAQIAGVSTYTINKLNKNDNVTVEVLGKICKALDCTLDDIMEFEEDGE, from the coding sequence ATGAAAGCTAATTATAAAAGATTGTGGCATATTTTATTAGATAGAGATATGAAAAAGAAAGAGTTAGCTCAAATAGCCGGAGTTAGTACATATACTATCAACAAGCTCAACAAGAATGACAATGTAACAGTTGAAGTTTTAGGTAAGATTTGCAAAGCTTTGGATTGTACATTAGACGATATTATGGAATTTGAAGAGGATGGTGAATAA
- a CDS encoding restriction endonuclease subunit S — MKFKLSEVMELIGGGTPKTGKPEYWNGNIPWLSVKDFNNGLRYVYETEKSITQLGLEKSSTKLLQRGDVIISARGTVGEIATVPLPMAFNQSCYGLRARTEIVTSDYLYYLIKHNISVIKKNTHGSVFDTITRNTFDNIEVEIPSIEIQEKIASILGDYDEKIELNNAINNNLAA, encoded by the coding sequence ATGAAGTTTAAGCTTTCTGAGGTAATGGAGTTGATTGGTGGCGGTACTCCCAAAACTGGCAAACCTGAATATTGGAATGGAAATATTCCATGGCTATCTGTTAAAGATTTTAACAATGGTCTTCGATATGTTTATGAGACGGAAAAATCAATAACGCAATTAGGGTTGGAAAAATCATCAACTAAGCTCTTACAAAGGGGTGATGTGATTATCTCCGCAAGAGGAACGGTTGGCGAGATAGCAACAGTCCCGTTACCTATGGCATTTAATCAGTCCTGTTACGGACTTAGAGCAAGAACAGAAATAGTAACAAGTGATTATCTGTATTATCTAATAAAGCACAATATTTCAGTAATAAAAAAGAATACTCATGGTTCAGTGTTTGATACCATAACACGAAACACTTTTGATAATATCGAAGTTGAAATTCCAAGTATTGAAATACAAGAAAAGATAGCTTCAATATTAGGCGATTATGATGAAAAAATCGAGTTGAACAATGCGATAAACAATAATTTAGCGGCTTAG
- a CDS encoding type I restriction endonuclease subunit R — MSKFFIEANYENSIIELFQNDLGYEYVYGPDIERDFYNPLYEEALVESLYRLNRGIPDDAIQEALYKLKNFENGELVQKNAVFMDYLQNGIPVRFFVDGEECSSIVYLVDYKNLENNSFIVANQWTFIENSNKRPDIILFLNGLPVVLVELKSPSREETDASEAYRQLRNYMQEIPSMFIYNAICVMSDHLTSKAGTITSGEDRFMEWKTKDGNYENTQYAQFDTFFEGMFQKERLLDIIKNFICFSNEGINTFKILAGYHQYFAVRKAIESTKQATITDGKGGVFWHTQGSGKSLSMVFYAHLLQEVLDSPTIVVLTDRNDLDDQLYSQFAKCKDFLRQEPLQAESRENLKTLLAGRQANGIIFTTMQKFEESNEPLSERHNIIVMADEAHRGQYGLAEKIKITKNEDGDEVAKRVIGTARVIRNTLPNATYIGFTGTPISSKDRSTREVFGDYIDIYDMTQAVEDGATRPVYYESRVIKLNLDGTTLKLIDAEYDLMALNADEEVIEKSKRELGQMEAVLGNDNTINSLVCDILDHYENNRENLLTGKAMIVAYSRPIAMKIYKRILELRPDWTEKVAVVMTSGNNDPEEWRQIIGNKHHKNELAKKFKDNDSPMKIAIVVDMWLTGFDVPSLATMYVYKPMSGHNLMQAIARVNRVFRDKEGGLVVDYVGIATALKQAMNDYTARDKKNYGDTDVSKVAYPKFLEKLSICRDKFHGYDYTKFINGTDLERAKTISGAVNFIMGREKVDDKDSFVKEALMLHQALSLCSSLVDEDSRFEAAFFEAVRVLVLRLTNTGVGKKISLPEMNARINELLKQSIKSDGVINLFSDIKEEFSLFDPKFLQEVANMKEKNLAVELLKKLIAEQVSVYRRTNIVKAEKFSEIMQRSLNAYLNGMLTNEEVIEEMLKLAKQIAAAHQEGDKLGLIADELAFYDALTKPQAIKDFYENEELIAITKELADTLRKNKSIDWQKRESARAKMRMLIKKLLKKHKYPPEGMDDAVQTVMTQCELWTDNLSFEEECNVYSYTNQTEEILPSVAEDRGKYN; from the coding sequence GTGTCGAAATTTTTCATAGAAGCAAATTATGAAAACTCAATAATTGAATTATTTCAGAATGATTTGGGATACGAGTATGTATACGGTCCTGATATTGAAAGGGATTTTTACAATCCATTATATGAAGAGGCTTTGGTTGAATCTCTATATCGTTTGAATAGAGGAATACCGGATGATGCTATTCAGGAAGCACTATATAAACTCAAAAACTTTGAAAACGGAGAGCTTGTGCAGAAAAACGCCGTATTTATGGACTATCTGCAAAATGGTATCCCTGTAAGATTTTTTGTGGACGGCGAGGAGTGTTCTTCTATCGTCTATCTTGTTGACTACAAAAATCTCGAAAACAACTCCTTTATAGTTGCTAATCAATGGACTTTCATTGAAAACAGTAATAAACGTCCTGATATAATTTTGTTCTTAAATGGTTTACCAGTTGTATTAGTAGAACTAAAATCTCCATCTCGTGAAGAAACGGATGCATCAGAAGCCTACAGGCAACTTCGTAATTATATGCAAGAAATTCCGTCTATGTTTATTTATAACGCTATTTGTGTTATGAGCGATCATTTGACATCTAAAGCGGGGACTATCACCTCCGGAGAAGACCGCTTTATGGAATGGAAAACAAAAGATGGAAACTATGAAAATACACAATATGCACAGTTTGATACTTTCTTTGAGGGGATGTTCCAAAAAGAAAGACTACTTGATATTATCAAAAACTTTATTTGCTTTTCAAATGAGGGGATTAACACCTTTAAAATTCTTGCCGGATACCATCAATATTTTGCGGTAAGAAAAGCGATTGAATCTACAAAGCAAGCTACCATTACTGACGGTAAAGGCGGTGTTTTCTGGCATACACAAGGAAGCGGTAAATCACTTTCGATGGTGTTCTATGCTCATTTATTGCAAGAAGTATTAGATAGTCCAACAATTGTTGTTCTCACCGACAGAAATGACCTTGATGACCAGCTTTATAGTCAGTTTGCAAAGTGTAAGGATTTTTTAAGACAAGAACCATTACAAGCAGAAAGTAGAGAAAATCTAAAAACTTTGCTTGCCGGCAGACAGGCAAATGGGATAATTTTTACTACTATGCAGAAATTCGAGGAGTCTAACGAACCTTTATCTGAACGCCATAATATTATAGTGATGGCTGATGAAGCTCATAGAGGACAATATGGACTTGCTGAAAAAATAAAGATTACAAAGAATGAAGATGGTGATGAAGTAGCAAAGCGTGTTATCGGCACAGCAAGAGTTATTCGTAATACGCTTCCAAATGCCACATATATCGGATTTACAGGAACACCTATTTCATCAAAAGATCGCAGTACTCGTGAAGTATTTGGCGATTATATTGATATATATGATATGACACAGGCTGTTGAAGATGGAGCAACACGTCCAGTTTATTATGAAAGTCGTGTTATTAAACTTAACCTTGACGGCACTACCTTGAAATTAATTGATGCGGAGTATGATTTAATGGCTCTTAATGCTGATGAGGAAGTTATTGAAAAGAGCAAGAGAGAGCTTGGTCAGATGGAAGCAGTGCTTGGGAATGATAACACTATTAATTCTTTGGTTTGTGATATTCTTGACCACTATGAGAATAATAGAGAGAATTTGCTTACAGGTAAAGCGATGATTGTTGCATATTCTCGCCCCATTGCCATGAAGATTTACAAGCGAATATTAGAACTTCGTCCGGATTGGACTGAAAAAGTAGCTGTTGTTATGACCTCCGGCAACAATGATCCAGAAGAATGGAGACAGATTATAGGTAATAAACACCATAAGAATGAGCTTGCAAAGAAATTCAAAGATAACGATAGTCCTATGAAGATTGCGATTGTTGTTGATATGTGGCTAACCGGATTTGATGTGCCGTCTCTTGCTACGATGTATGTATATAAACCTATGTCCGGACACAATCTTATGCAAGCAATTGCTCGTGTAAACCGTGTATTCCGTGATAAAGAAGGCGGTCTTGTAGTTGACTATGTTGGAATTGCTACTGCTTTGAAACAAGCAATGAATGATTATACTGCCCGTGATAAAAAGAACTATGGTGATACTGATGTTTCAAAGGTTGCATATCCAAAGTTTTTGGAGAAACTATCAATTTGTCGTGATAAGTTTCACGGATATGATTACACAAAGTTTATTAATGGTACAGATCTTGAGAGAGCAAAAACTATAAGCGGTGCGGTCAACTTCATTATGGGCAGAGAAAAGGTTGATGATAAGGATTCCTTCGTAAAAGAGGCTCTTATGCTTCATCAGGCTCTTTCTCTTTGTTCATCTTTAGTTGATGAAGATAGTAGATTTGAAGCAGCATTCTTTGAAGCTGTCAGAGTTCTTGTTCTAAGACTTACAAATACCGGTGTTGGAAAAAAGATTTCATTACCGGAAATGAATGCAAGAATAAATGAACTTTTGAAACAGAGTATTAAAAGTGATGGCGTAATAAATTTATTTTCAGATATCAAAGAAGAATTCTCTTTGTTTGACCCGAAGTTTCTTCAAGAAGTTGCAAATATGAAAGAAAAGAACCTTGCAGTTGAACTATTGAAAAAATTAATTGCAGAACAGGTTTCTGTTTATCGAAGAACAAATATTGTAAAAGCTGAAAAGTTCAGCGAGATTATGCAGCGTTCTCTTAATGCTTATCTTAACGGCATGCTTACTAATGAGGAAGTTATAGAAGAAATGTTAAAATTGGCAAAACAGATTGCAGCAGCACATCAAGAGGGAGATAAATTAGGACTGATTGCCGATGAGCTTGCTTTCTATGACGCCTTAACAAAACCTCAGGCAATCAAGGACTTTTATGAAAATGAGGAACTGATTGCAATAACAAAAGAATTAGCAGATACTCTACGTAAGAATAAGTCGATTGATTGGCAGAAGCGTGAGTCAGCAAGAGCTAAAATGCGTATGCTGATCAAAAAACTCTTGAAAAAACATAAATATCCGCCTGAAGGAATGGATGATGCAGTTCAAACTGTTATGACGCAGTGTGAATTATGGACTGATAATCTAAGCTTTGAAGAAGAATGTAATGTTTATTCATATACAAACCAAACAGAAGAAATTCTGCCCTCAGTTGCAGAAGATAGAGGAAAGTATAATTGA
- a CDS encoding plasmid mobilization relaxosome protein MobC, translating to MKELNRRFALTNFKSKREFYRDSIFKNRIISIDLSGEFRKELRELSSLGSRNSVNLNQIAKEVNSTGAIYKDDIESIKKALQGELLFLSGFREKVSDYIINEVIG from the coding sequence ATGAAAGAGCTTAACCGAAGATTTGCATTGACCAATTTTAAGAGCAAAAGAGAGTTTTATAGAGACAGTATTTTCAAGAATAGAATTATTAGCATTGATTTATCCGGTGAGTTTAGAAAAGAACTGCGAGAACTTTCTTCCCTTGGCAGTCGTAACTCAGTGAACCTGAATCAGATTGCAAAGGAAGTAAACAGTACAGGAGCTATTTATAAAGATGATATTGAAAGTATCAAGAAAGCCTTGCAGGGAGAACTACTTTTTTTATCAGGATTTAGAGAAAAAGTTTCAGACTATATTATCAATGAGGTAATCGGGTGA
- a CDS encoding restriction endonuclease subunit S, translated as MTEWQTFRLGKMVLTNQSTYSQKEDWQFVNYLDTGNITMNRIDEIQYINTSTDKLPSRARRKVKLNSIIYSTVRPNQLHYGIIKEQPENFLVSTGFAVIDVDFEKAVPDYIYYVLTQQEITEHLQAIAEQSVSAYPSIKPSDIENLELMIPDIKTQERIVSILSSIDEKIKKNNAINNNLEQQAQAIFDNMFPNTSSGDKFIGDFITPKRGKNLLSKNAILGDVPVVAGGLEPSTYHNVSNTQAPVLAISASGANAGYVSLWNTPIWSSDSSYIDSSMTNDVYFWYVLLKKRQTEIFDTQTGSAQPHIYPQHIATMPITNISNDDISTFTNTVTPIFERIGHNKAENIRLSALRDTLLPKLMSGELDVSDIDL; from the coding sequence ATGACTGAATGGCAGACATTTAGACTTGGTAAAATGGTTTTAACAAATCAAAGCACTTATTCTCAAAAAGAGGATTGGCAATTTGTAAACTATTTGGATACCGGAAATATTACAATGAACCGAATTGATGAAATACAGTATATCAACACTTCAACGGATAAGTTGCCGAGTAGAGCAAGAAGAAAGGTAAAATTGAATAGTATTATTTACTCAACCGTAAGACCGAATCAGTTGCACTATGGAATTATTAAAGAACAGCCTGAGAATTTTTTAGTATCAACAGGATTTGCGGTAATTGATGTTGATTTTGAGAAAGCAGTTCCTGATTACATTTATTATGTTTTGACGCAACAGGAAATTACAGAACATTTACAAGCCATCGCGGAACAGAGTGTGTCAGCGTATCCTTCGATAAAACCTTCAGATATAGAGAATTTGGAACTTATGATTCCGGATATAAAAACTCAAGAAAGAATTGTATCTATATTGAGTTCGATAGATGAAAAAATAAAGAAAAATAATGCGATAAACAATAATTTAGAGCAGCAAGCTCAGGCTATCTTTGATAATATGTTTCCCAATACTTCATCAGGCGATAAATTTATTGGTGATTTCATAACACCCAAACGAGGAAAGAATTTATTGTCCAAAAATGCTATATTGGGCGATGTTCCTGTTGTTGCAGGTGGATTAGAACCATCAACTTATCATAATGTATCAAATACACAAGCTCCTGTTCTCGCAATTTCTGCATCGGGAGCAAATGCTGGATATGTTAGCTTATGGAACACCCCAATTTGGTCATCAGATTCATCTTATATAGATAGTTCTATGACTAATGATGTTTATTTTTGGTATGTCTTATTAAAGAAAAGACAAACAGAAATATTTGATACTCAAACTGGTTCGGCACAACCCCACATTTATCCTCAACATATTGCTACTATGCCAATAACAAATATAAGTAACGATGATATTTCTACATTCACAAATACGGTTACACCTATATTTGAAAGAATAGGTCATAATAAGGCTGAAAATATTCGGTTATCTGCTTTGCGAGACACTCTTTTACCAAAACTTATGTCCGGCGAACTTGATGTGTCTGACATAGACCTCTAA
- the xerA gene encoding site-specific tyrosine recombinase/integron integrase, producing the protein MKQDLIKDVVQGMLPYLNNAQSERLQEVLQYTLVRYEVTENKQQEKISEQNFVELFLSAKRIEGCSEKSLKYYKATIEAMLNELQKDVKHIVTDDIRGYLTEYQEKKKSSKVTIDNIRRILSSFFSWLEDEDYILKSPVRRIHKVKTGTNIKETYSDEALELMRDNCTEPRDLAMIDMLASTGMRVGEMVLLNRNDIDFNERECIVFGKGSKERVVYFDARTKIHLQNYLGSRTDDNPALFVSLKSPHERLKIGGVEVRLREFGKQLGLQKVHPHKFRRTLATIAIDKGMPIEQLQQLLGHRKIDTTLQYAMVKQSNVKIAHRKYIG; encoded by the coding sequence GTGAAACAAGATTTAATCAAAGATGTTGTTCAAGGAATGTTACCGTACTTGAACAATGCACAAAGCGAAAGGTTGCAAGAGGTGTTACAATACACCCTCGTAAGGTACGAGGTAACAGAAAACAAGCAACAAGAAAAAATTTCGGAGCAGAACTTTGTAGAACTGTTCTTATCGGCAAAGCGAATAGAGGGCTGTTCTGAAAAATCTCTTAAGTACTACAAAGCTACTATTGAAGCTATGCTTAATGAACTCCAAAAAGATGTCAAACATATAGTTACAGATGATATAAGAGGATACCTGACAGAGTATCAGGAAAAGAAAAAGTCAAGTAAAGTTACAATAGACAATATACGCCGTATTCTTTCAAGTTTCTTCTCGTGGTTGGAAGATGAGGACTATATACTGAAAAGTCCTGTCAGGCGAATACATAAGGTCAAAACAGGCACGAACATTAAAGAAACATACTCTGACGAAGCATTGGAACTTATGAGAGATAACTGTACCGAGCCGAGGGACTTGGCAATGATAGATATGCTTGCTTCTACTGGTATGCGTGTAGGAGAAATGGTGCTACTTAACCGCAATGATATTGATTTCAATGAGAGAGAATGTATTGTTTTCGGTAAGGGCAGTAAAGAAAGGGTTGTTTACTTTGATGCAAGAACAAAGATACATTTGCAGAATTACTTAGGAAGCAGAACGGACGATAATCCGGCTCTGTTTGTGTCGTTGAAATCGCCACACGAAAGGCTGAAAATTGGTGGAGTTGAGGTTCGTTTGCGTGAATTTGGAAAGCAATTAGGGTTACAAAAAGTGCATCCGCATAAGTTCAGGCGTACGCTTGCAACAATAGCAATAGATAAAGGAATGCCTATTGAGCAATTGCAACAGCTCTTGGGGCATAGGAAAATAGATACGACCTTGCAGTACGCAATGGTCAAACAGAGCAATGTTAAGATTGCTCATCGAAAATATATTGGATAG
- a CDS encoding type I restriction-modification system subunit M produces the protein MAGKNNANIGFEKQIWDAACVLWGHIPAAEYRKVIVGLIFLRYISSAFEKRYEELLKEGDGFENDRDAYAEENIFFVPEEARWSKISSVAHTPEIGTVIDEAMRAIEKENASLKNVLPKNYASPDLDKRVLGEVVDLFTNEVKMDGTEASKDLLGRTYEYCIAQFAAYEGTKGGEFYTPSSIVKTIVAILKPFNNCRVYDPCCGSGGMFVQSEKFVQAHSDNRGNISVYGQESNADTWKMAKMNMAIRGIDANFGSYHADTFFNDIHKTLKSDFIMANPPFNLSNWGADKLKDDVRWKYGTPPSGNANYAWIQHMIHHLAPNGKIGLVLANGALSSQSSGEGEIRKKIIEDDLVEGIVALPTQLFYSVTIPVTLWFITKNKKQKGKTLFIDARKMGYMVDRKHRDFTEGIQEDGSLGDIDLLAKAFEDFQNGELEEKKGFSAIVSIEDIAKQDYILTPGRYVGIEEQEDDGEPFEEKMKRLTSELSGMFEKSHELEEEIRKKLGAIGYEV, from the coding sequence ATGGCTGGAAAAAATAATGCAAATATAGGTTTTGAAAAACAAATTTGGGACGCAGCTTGTGTTCTTTGGGGACATATTCCTGCTGCTGAATATAGAAAAGTAATTGTTGGACTTATTTTTCTTCGTTATATATCCAGTGCCTTTGAAAAACGCTATGAGGAACTTCTAAAAGAAGGTGATGGTTTTGAAAACGATAGGGATGCATATGCAGAAGAAAATATTTTCTTTGTACCGGAAGAAGCTCGTTGGAGCAAGATTTCTTCTGTTGCACACACACCTGAAATTGGTACAGTAATTGATGAAGCAATGAGGGCAATCGAAAAAGAAAATGCGAGTTTAAAAAATGTTTTGCCTAAGAACTATGCCAGCCCTGATTTGGATAAAAGAGTATTGGGGGAAGTCGTTGACTTATTTACTAACGAAGTAAAAATGGATGGAACTGAGGCAAGTAAAGATTTACTTGGAAGAACTTATGAATATTGTATCGCTCAGTTTGCAGCCTATGAGGGAACTAAAGGTGGTGAATTTTATACACCATCAAGTATTGTTAAGACTATTGTTGCTATTTTAAAGCCGTTTAATAATTGCCGTGTATATGATCCTTGCTGCGGCAGTGGTGGCATGTTTGTGCAGAGTGAAAAGTTTGTACAGGCTCATAGTGACAATAGAGGTAATATTTCTGTTTATGGACAGGAATCTAATGCAGATACATGGAAGATGGCGAAAATGAATATGGCTATAAGAGGAATTGATGCCAATTTCGGCTCTTACCATGCCGATACATTTTTTAATGACATCCATAAAACATTAAAATCGGATTTCATTATGGCAAATCCACCATTTAACCTTTCAAATTGGGGAGCGGATAAATTAAAAGATGATGTAAGGTGGAAATATGGAACTCCGCCATCGGGAAATGCAAACTATGCGTGGATACAACATATGATTCACCACTTAGCACCTAATGGGAAAATAGGTTTAGTACTTGCTAATGGAGCATTATCATCCCAATCTTCCGGAGAAGGAGAAATAAGGAAAAAGATTATAGAAGATGATCTCGTTGAAGGAATTGTAGCTTTGCCGACACAGCTGTTTTATAGTGTAACTATTCCTGTTACCTTGTGGTTCATCACTAAAAATAAAAAACAAAAAGGGAAGACTCTATTTATTGACGCCAGAAAAATGGGATATATGGTTGATAGAAAACATAGAGATTTTACGGAAGGAATACAAGAAGATGGAAGTCTTGGAGATATTGATTTATTAGCGAAAGCCTTTGAAGATTTTCAAAATGGAGAATTAGAGGAGAAAAAGGGATTTTCTGCCATAGTGTCAATAGAAGATATAGCAAAACAGGACTATATCTTAACTCCCGGTCGATATGTAGGTATTGAGGAGCAAGAAGATGACGGAGAGCCTTTTGAGGAAAAGATGAAAAGGCTGACCTCAGAGCTTTCGGGTATGTTTGAGAAATCTCATGAACTGGAAGAGGAAATCAGAAAGAAACTGGGGGCGATTGGGTATGAAGTTTAA